A window of Apium graveolens cultivar Ventura chromosome 8, ASM990537v1, whole genome shotgun sequence contains these coding sequences:
- the LOC141680220 gene encoding uncharacterized protein LOC141680220 produces the protein MAEDLSDSDSDDLGLRDDVEAIGRACDEVVCDDSSDSDEELFRNIRMRYSSDVVDDHEEEEPLNLKPICVLPPVNLDSDDDDDLDVLRDLQILKDIQRRFTDDNSVDECDGDLQILKDIERRFRDNNVSGSEDGGSGESVVIDSEKESEEGGGLRGLNSSGGEVEVGDGGRVSDGDVVDDFGDLDRGTGLPKAAQAFLDAIKKNRMCQKYLRSKLMHIESRIEENVKLRKRVKALKGIQFSCKRRTGLELSQKKDAFLQLIEGPKVRVKVKVNAKSTRVMSYAPRENSHVLKYKAMLEKFSDSMNRDRWSKQDDENLVKGIKQQFQDMLLQKTYQNAERFSDSNVFDSIVASISDHDITDENLKEFLPKVDWEKLASMYTKGRSGAECEARWLNCTDPLINTNIWTKSEEKKLLYIIQHKGISNWIGVAASLGTNRTPFQCLAHYQRSLNPSIMKREWTEDEDDKLSAAVAIYGESNWETIASSVLEGRTGTQCSNRWTKSLHPKRKRKGKWNPNEDKRLKVAVLFFGAKNWRSVAKYVPERDHVQCRERWSNSLDPSVTFDYWSEEEDRRLEEAYQEYGPSWNKIASCVTKRTDNQCLRRWKILFPDEFPKLQVARKIKKLALPSNFVDREARRPALGPSDFVHLRLSDSVPKAKKPDSCRKRKKKVKGCLKRRTPVDSRKIPVSSVNSYVSKLRSAKHKKVAQESCEGDEPIGICATKKRKKLKLSGKKTRLTEHVKEAHVHTESDGEDVNENSDDVEPCLKSPGRRSERMLTNGDVAELTVRDEERPLRCSTPEIMDSLNSRSSTVCRKRRRGKNSKQLRDVGSRDDITGSPVTNQPRRSQRLSSSSIELSKNLTRKCARSNEMEDASNIMVLLPSGQHLSLKNLIPQMNLL, from the coding sequence ATGGCTGAAGATTTATCCGATAGCGATTCGGATGATTTAGGTTTACGAGATGACGTGGAAGCGATAGGTAGGGCTTGTGATGAGGTAGTTTGTGATGATTCgagtgattctgatgaggaatTGTTTAGGAATATTAGGATGAGGTATTCGAGTGATGTTGTCGATGATCACGAGGAGGAGGAACCGTTGAATTTGAAACCTATTTGTGTGTTGCCTCCGGTGAATTtagatagtgatgatgatgatgatttggATGTTCTTAGGGATTTGCAGATTCTTAAGGATATTCAGAGGCGGTTTACGGATGATAATAGTGTTGATGAGTGTGATGGTGATTTGCAGATTCTTAAGGATATTGAGCGTCGGTTTAGGGATAATAATGTGAGTGGGAGTGAGGACGGGGGGTCGGGGGAGTCTGTTGTTATTGATTCGGAGAAGGAGAGTGAGGAGGGGGGTGGTTTGAGGGGGTTGAATTCGAGTGGTGGTGAGGTGGAAGTTGGTGATGGAGGACGTGTGTCGGATGGGGATGTGGTTGATGATTTTGGGGATTTGGATAGGGGTACGGGGTTGCCTAAAGCTGCTCAGGCGTTTCTTGACgcgattaagaagaacaggatgTGTCAGAAGTATTTGCGGAGTAAGTTGATGCATATTGAGTCGAGAATTGAGGAGAATGTGAAGTTGAGGAAGAGGGTTAAGGCTTTGAAAGGTATTCAGTTTAGTTGTAAGAGGAGGACAGGGCTAGAGTTGTCGCAGAAGAAAGATGCGTTTCTTCAGTTGATTGAAGGTCCAAAGGTGAGGGTTAAAGTAAAAGTGAATGCGAAAAGTACCCGTGTTATGAGTTATGCCCCTCGGGAGAATTCTCATGTTCTGAAGTATAAGGCTATGCTTGAGAAATTTTCGGATTCGATGAATCGGGATAGGTGGAGTAAACAGGATGATGAGAATCTTGTGAAGGGAATAAAGCAACAGTTTCAAGATATGCTGCTTCAAAAGACATATCAGAACGCAGAGCGATTTTCTGATTCGAATGTGTTTGATAGCATAGTTGCATCAATTAGTGATCATGACATTACTGACGAGAACTTGAAAGAATTCTTGCCTAAGGTTGATTGGGAGAAATTGGCTTCCATGTACACGAAGGGGCGATCCGGTGCAGAGTGTGAAGCGAGGTGGTTGAACTGTACAGATCCTTTGATCAATACAAATATATGGACAAAATCAGAAGAAAAAAAGCTTTTATACATAATTCAGCATAAGGGGATTAGCAACTGGATCGGGGTTGCAGCATCATTGGGAACGAATAGGACACCGTTTCAGTGTCTGGCACATTACCAGAGGAGTCTAAATCCATCTATAATGAAAAGGGAGTGGACCGAGGATGAGGATGATAAACTCTCTGCTGCTGTAGCAATATATGGTGAGAGTAATTGGGAGACTATTGCTTCTTCTGTCTTGGAAGGACGGACAGGTACCCAATGCTCTAACAGATGGACAAAATCACTTCACCCAAAGAGGAAGAGGAAAGGGAAGTGGAATCCAAACGAAGACAAGCGTTTAAAAGTAGCTGTGTTGTTTTTTGGGGCTAAAAACTGGAGAAGTGTAGCTAAATATGTGCCTGAACGCGATCATGTGCAGTGTAGGGAAAGATGGAGTAATAGTTTGGATCCTTCTGTTACGTTCGATTATTGGTCTGAAGAAGAAGATCGAAGATTGGAAGAAGCTTATCAAGAATATGGACCCTCCTGGAATAAGATTGCCTCGTGTGTGACTAAACGTACTGACAACCAGTGTCTGAGAAGATGGAAGATTCTGTTTCCGGATGAATTCCCTAAGCTTCAAGTGGCTAGAAAAATAAAAAAGCTAGCTTTACCTTCAAATTTTGTGGACCGGGAAGCAAGAAGACCTGCCCTTGGGCCTAGTGATTTTGTCCATCTGCGATTGTCAGATTCTGTTCCTAAAGCTAAAAAGCCGGACTCCTGTcgaaagagaaagaaaaaagtAAAAGGTTGCTTAAAAAGACGGACTCCTGTGGACTCCAGGAAGATTCCTGTGTCTTCTGTAAATAGTTATGTTTCTAAACTTAGATCTGCAAAGCACAAAAAGGTTGCTCAAGAAAGTTGTGAGGGTGACGAGCCAATTGGAATTTGTGctacaaagaaaagaaagaaattaaAACTATCTGGCAAGAAAACTAGATTAACTGAACATGTAAAAGAAGCTCACGTACACACGGAATCTGATGGAGAGGATGTTAACGAGAACAGTGATGATGTCGAACCGTGTTTGAAGTCACCCGGTAGAAGATCGGAAAGGATGTTAACGAATGGCGATGTTGCTGAGCTCACTGTTAGGGATGAGGAAAGGCCTCTGAGGTGCTCAACACCAGAAATTATGGATAGTTTGAACTCGAGGTCATCCACTGTTTGCAGAAAAAGGCGCAGAGGCAAAAATTCTAAACAATTGCGAGATGTAGGCTCTAGGGATGACATAACAGGTTCCCCTGTTACCAACCAGCCACGAAGAAGCCAAAGACTTTCGTCATCTTCCATAGAACTTTCGAAGAATCTAACTCGTAAGTGTGCTAGAAGCAACGAAATGGAGGATGCTTCCAATATTATGGTGTTGCTGCCAAGTGGTCAGCATCTGAGTTTGAAGAACTTGATACCTCAAATGAATCTGTTGTAG
- the LOC141676471 gene encoding kinesin-like protein KIN-13B isoform X1: MQAVGRQMQRSGSTSYHQRQLSDNFLEPGGGFNKNNKWLQSQDSGLYGYNGGAQGPKFSKNVQKGGITSGGGNQSSLTSPSMPRSSSMRLYGSSGLMSPNANSPGLFDLSSFDTELLSEDLPVPGKCFDDPHLQLFAKHTNDSRGMPESNLQKSSSAEKERTSNVAKIKVVVRKRPLNKKEVSKTEEDIIAIESNTNSISVHEKKFKVDLTEYVERHEFFYDAVLNENVSNEEVYSQTVEPIIPILFERTKATCFAYGQTGSGKTYTMQPLPLKASQDIFRLMHYNYRNQGYQLFVSFFEIYGGKLFDLLNDRKKLCMREDGKQQVCIVGLQEFGVSDVDTIKELIERGNATRSTGTTGANEESSRSHAILQLAIKKTVDGKESKPARLVGKLSFIDLAGSERGADTTDNDKQTRMEGAEINKSLLALKECIRALDNDQGHIPFRGSKLTEVLRDSFAGDSRTVMISCISPNSGSCEHTLNTLRYADRVKSLSKGTSSFRKDTLSSSLNIRSSTALPLSSVSTSASGSSDSPIEVVNVSNRFGWPKKSEIEPTESFAFERVPNGQVESSSTSQVFQVKVVEDYYEPDEETREQDNRFQTRNSTQTNAKNTTTSEARKTNSDEEDDAILKEENDLVNAHRKLIEETMNIVREEMNLLVQVENPGNQLDEYIHKLNAILSHKAAGVVQLQNQLSQFRSHLHEYNILASSGH, from the exons ATGCAAGCTGTTGGAAGACAAATGCAGAGATCAGGCTCCACTAGCTATCATCAGAGACAGTTATCTGACAATTTTCTTGAACCAGGTGGTGGTTTTAATAAGAACAATAAATGGCTTCAGTCTCAG GATTCTGGTTTATATGGCTACAATGGAGGAGCTCAAGGTCCCAAATTTAGTAAAAATGTGCAAAAGGGTGGCATTACATCAGGAGGGGGGAATCAGAGTTCTTTAACTTCACCGTCAATGCCTCGTTCATCAAGCATGAGATTGTATGGCAGCAGTGGGCTAATGTCACCTAATGCAAACAGCCCCGGGTTATTTGATCTGAGCTCCTTTGATACCGAGTTGTTATCTGAG GATTTACCTGTTCCTGGTAAATGTTTCGATGATCCCCACCTGCAGTTGTTCGCCAAACACACAAATGATTCTCGTGGTATGCCAGAGAGCAACCTTCAAAAGAGCTCTTCTGCAGAAAAAGAGAGGACTAGTAATGTTGCCAAGATCAAAGTCGTG GTTCGTAAGAGACCACTTAATAAAAAGGAGGTTTCTAAGACGGAGGAAGACATTATAGCTATCGAATCAAATACTAATTCAATCTCCGTCCATGAGAAGAAATTCAAG GTGGACTTAACTGAATATGTCGAGAGGCATGAATTTTTTTATGATGCTGTGCTGAATGAAAATGTCTCCAATGAAGAA GTGTACTCGCAGACAGTGGAGCCTATAATACCAATACTTTTTGAACGAACAAAAGCAACCTGCTTTGCATATGGCCAGACAG GGAGTGGAAAGACCTATACAATGCAACCGCTGCCACTTAAGGCATCCCAGGATATATTCAGGCTAATGCATTATAATTACCGGAACCAGGGTTATCAACTGTTTGTCAGTTTCTTTGAAATATATGGAGGAAAGCTGTTTGATCTCCTCAATGATCGAAA AAAGCTTTGTATGAGGGAAGATGGGAAACAACAGGTCTGCATCGTGGGCTTGCAAGAATTTGGAGTATCAGACGTGGACACGATCAAGGAATTAATTGAGAGAGGCAATGCAACAAGGAGTACTGGCACAACTGGTGCAAATGAGGAATCCTCTAGATCACATGCTATACTGCAACTCGCTATCAAAAAAACTGTTGATGGGAAGGAATCAAAGCCTGCTCGTCTTGTTGGGAAGCTATCTTTTATAGATCTTGCTGGAAGTGAACGTGGTGCAGATACGACTGATAATGACAAACAAACTAG AATGGAAGGCGctgaaattaataaaagtttacTTGCACTAAAGGAATGTATCAGAGCCCTTGACAATGACCAGGGTCATATCCCCTTTAGAGGGAGTAAGCTAACTGAAGTTCTTAGAGACTCATTTGCTGGTGATTCGCGTACTGTTATGATATCCTGCATTTCACCAAACTCAGGATCTTGCGAGCATACTCTAAACACATTAAGATATGCTGACAG AGTTAAGAGTCTATCGAAAGGAACCAGCAGCTTCAGGAAAGATACACTGTCTTCATCACTAAACATTAGAAGCTCAACAGCTTTGCCCTTGTCATCAGTTTCAACGTCTGCATCAGGCTCTTCAGATAGCCCAATAGAGGTCGTTAACGTTAGTAACAGATTCGGGTGGCCTAAGAAAAGTGAAATCGAGCCTACTGAATCTTTTGCATTTGAACGTGTTCCTAATGGACAAGTAGAAAGCAGTTCAACCTCACAGGTCTTTCAAGTTAAAGTAGTTGAAGACTATTATGAGCCCGACGAGGAGACTCGTGAACAAGATAATCGATTTCAGACAAGGAATTCCACTCAAACAAATGCCAAGAATACGACAACATCTGAGGCTAGGAAAACAAATTCAGACGAAGAAGATGATGCAATCCTAAAG GAAGAGAATGATCTTGTAAATGCACATCGCAAACTCATTGAGGAGACAATGAACATTGTCAGAGAG GAGATGAACCTTCTGGTTCAAGTCGAAAATCCAGGAAACCAGCTCGATGAATATATTCACAAGTTAAACGCCATTCTTTCGCATAAAGCTGCAGGAGTTGTACAACTGCAGAATCAATTGAGTCAGTTCAGGAGCCATTTGCATGAATACAATATCTTAGCTTCTTCGGGACATTAA
- the LOC141676471 gene encoding kinesin-like protein KIN-13B isoform X2, whose translation MPRSSSMRLYGSSGLMSPNANSPGLFDLSSFDTELLSEDLPVPGKCFDDPHLQLFAKHTNDSRGMPESNLQKSSSAEKERTSNVAKIKVVVRKRPLNKKEVSKTEEDIIAIESNTNSISVHEKKFKVDLTEYVERHEFFYDAVLNENVSNEEVYSQTVEPIIPILFERTKATCFAYGQTGSGKTYTMQPLPLKASQDIFRLMHYNYRNQGYQLFVSFFEIYGGKLFDLLNDRKKLCMREDGKQQVCIVGLQEFGVSDVDTIKELIERGNATRSTGTTGANEESSRSHAILQLAIKKTVDGKESKPARLVGKLSFIDLAGSERGADTTDNDKQTRMEGAEINKSLLALKECIRALDNDQGHIPFRGSKLTEVLRDSFAGDSRTVMISCISPNSGSCEHTLNTLRYADRVKSLSKGTSSFRKDTLSSSLNIRSSTALPLSSVSTSASGSSDSPIEVVNVSNRFGWPKKSEIEPTESFAFERVPNGQVESSSTSQVFQVKVVEDYYEPDEETREQDNRFQTRNSTQTNAKNTTTSEARKTNSDEEDDAILKEENDLVNAHRKLIEETMNIVREEMNLLVQVENPGNQLDEYIHKLNAILSHKAAGVVQLQNQLSQFRSHLHEYNILASSGH comes from the exons ATGCCTCGTTCATCAAGCATGAGATTGTATGGCAGCAGTGGGCTAATGTCACCTAATGCAAACAGCCCCGGGTTATTTGATCTGAGCTCCTTTGATACCGAGTTGTTATCTGAG GATTTACCTGTTCCTGGTAAATGTTTCGATGATCCCCACCTGCAGTTGTTCGCCAAACACACAAATGATTCTCGTGGTATGCCAGAGAGCAACCTTCAAAAGAGCTCTTCTGCAGAAAAAGAGAGGACTAGTAATGTTGCCAAGATCAAAGTCGTG GTTCGTAAGAGACCACTTAATAAAAAGGAGGTTTCTAAGACGGAGGAAGACATTATAGCTATCGAATCAAATACTAATTCAATCTCCGTCCATGAGAAGAAATTCAAG GTGGACTTAACTGAATATGTCGAGAGGCATGAATTTTTTTATGATGCTGTGCTGAATGAAAATGTCTCCAATGAAGAA GTGTACTCGCAGACAGTGGAGCCTATAATACCAATACTTTTTGAACGAACAAAAGCAACCTGCTTTGCATATGGCCAGACAG GGAGTGGAAAGACCTATACAATGCAACCGCTGCCACTTAAGGCATCCCAGGATATATTCAGGCTAATGCATTATAATTACCGGAACCAGGGTTATCAACTGTTTGTCAGTTTCTTTGAAATATATGGAGGAAAGCTGTTTGATCTCCTCAATGATCGAAA AAAGCTTTGTATGAGGGAAGATGGGAAACAACAGGTCTGCATCGTGGGCTTGCAAGAATTTGGAGTATCAGACGTGGACACGATCAAGGAATTAATTGAGAGAGGCAATGCAACAAGGAGTACTGGCACAACTGGTGCAAATGAGGAATCCTCTAGATCACATGCTATACTGCAACTCGCTATCAAAAAAACTGTTGATGGGAAGGAATCAAAGCCTGCTCGTCTTGTTGGGAAGCTATCTTTTATAGATCTTGCTGGAAGTGAACGTGGTGCAGATACGACTGATAATGACAAACAAACTAG AATGGAAGGCGctgaaattaataaaagtttacTTGCACTAAAGGAATGTATCAGAGCCCTTGACAATGACCAGGGTCATATCCCCTTTAGAGGGAGTAAGCTAACTGAAGTTCTTAGAGACTCATTTGCTGGTGATTCGCGTACTGTTATGATATCCTGCATTTCACCAAACTCAGGATCTTGCGAGCATACTCTAAACACATTAAGATATGCTGACAG AGTTAAGAGTCTATCGAAAGGAACCAGCAGCTTCAGGAAAGATACACTGTCTTCATCACTAAACATTAGAAGCTCAACAGCTTTGCCCTTGTCATCAGTTTCAACGTCTGCATCAGGCTCTTCAGATAGCCCAATAGAGGTCGTTAACGTTAGTAACAGATTCGGGTGGCCTAAGAAAAGTGAAATCGAGCCTACTGAATCTTTTGCATTTGAACGTGTTCCTAATGGACAAGTAGAAAGCAGTTCAACCTCACAGGTCTTTCAAGTTAAAGTAGTTGAAGACTATTATGAGCCCGACGAGGAGACTCGTGAACAAGATAATCGATTTCAGACAAGGAATTCCACTCAAACAAATGCCAAGAATACGACAACATCTGAGGCTAGGAAAACAAATTCAGACGAAGAAGATGATGCAATCCTAAAG GAAGAGAATGATCTTGTAAATGCACATCGCAAACTCATTGAGGAGACAATGAACATTGTCAGAGAG GAGATGAACCTTCTGGTTCAAGTCGAAAATCCAGGAAACCAGCTCGATGAATATATTCACAAGTTAAACGCCATTCTTTCGCATAAAGCTGCAGGAGTTGTACAACTGCAGAATCAATTGAGTCAGTTCAGGAGCCATTTGCATGAATACAATATCTTAGCTTCTTCGGGACATTAA